One genomic window of Bacteroidota bacterium includes the following:
- a CDS encoding DMT family transporter, protein MQISSSHMGELMALLTALTWSLCMFPFTEAAKRLGTNVLNMFRLVLAVILLSIGTILFTEVSFSDLYTSPTSQHWLWLGISGIIGLALGDYCGFSAFVLIGTRLSSVFNTLSPAAALLFGFFINHEQINIIGITGMAITIGGIIWLSLGKREKQRSSHLGPGVYVKGITFAILSAICQGVGVALSQRGLNIQVDGANINAIHASLIRMMAATAGVVFIAVVSGRLMQFVLPVFKNKNKGIGYAVAGTVLGPVIGMTFSMQAVSLTSASVAQTIFSLLPVFVLVLAHFFYNERITFKSFLGAVIAIVGVIVLIWRDAILNALFR, encoded by the coding sequence ATGCAAATTAGTTCCTCGCACATGGGTGAGTTAATGGCCCTGTTAACCGCTTTGACATGGAGCTTATGCATGTTTCCTTTCACAGAAGCGGCGAAACGGCTTGGCACAAATGTCCTGAATATGTTCCGGCTGGTGCTTGCGGTAATACTTCTCAGCATCGGAACAATTCTTTTTACAGAAGTTTCCTTTTCAGATCTGTATACCTCCCCTACTTCACAACATTGGCTTTGGCTGGGCATATCAGGTATCATAGGACTTGCATTGGGCGATTATTGCGGGTTCTCGGCCTTTGTGCTGATTGGAACACGTCTTTCAAGTGTATTTAACACCTTGTCGCCCGCGGCGGCTTTGCTGTTTGGCTTTTTTATTAATCATGAACAAATAAATATTATCGGTATAACCGGGATGGCTATTACAATCGGAGGTATTATCTGGTTATCATTAGGCAAGCGCGAAAAACAAAGATCATCACACTTAGGCCCGGGTGTATATGTTAAAGGAATTACTTTTGCAATACTTTCTGCAATATGCCAGGGTGTCGGAGTTGCACTGTCTCAAAGAGGCTTAAATATACAGGTTGATGGAGCCAATATCAATGCCATTCATGCGAGCCTTATCCGCATGATGGCAGCAACAGCGGGTGTTGTTTTCATCGCGGTAGTATCCGGTCGTTTAATGCAATTTGTTTTGCCGGTATTTAAAAACAAAAACAAGGGCATCGGCTATGCTGTCGCGGGAACTGTATTGGGGCCTGTAATAGGTATGACATTTTCCATGCAGGCGGTATCGCTCACCAGTGCTTCGGTAGCGCAAACAATATTCTCACTCCTACCGGTTTTTGTATTGGTGCTTGCTCACTTTTTTTATAATGAACGGATCACATTTAAATCGTTTCTTGGAGCAGTCATTGCAATTGTTGGAGTGATCGTACTTATCTGGCGGGATGCTATTCTCAATGCATTGTTCAGGTAA
- a CDS encoding YggS family pyridoxal phosphate-dependent enzyme: protein MMVKENILKLKNLLPQHVTLVAVSKTQPAIAVSEAYQTGHKIFGENKVQELVAKYNELPKDIQWHLIGHLQTNKVKYIAPFVRLIHSVDSLKLLQEINKQAAKNERVIDCLLQIYIANEETKFGLTFEEADTLLSSAEFKQLKNIKIAGLMGMATNTENAAQIRNEFHSLKNFFNMLRSSNLTHGTENVELKTLSMGMSSDYQIAIEEGSNMIRVGSTIFGERNYAN from the coding sequence ATAATGGTAAAAGAAAATATTTTAAAACTTAAAAATCTGTTACCGCAACATGTAACCCTGGTGGCTGTTTCAAAAACACAGCCGGCCATCGCGGTATCAGAAGCCTATCAGACAGGTCATAAAATTTTTGGAGAAAACAAAGTACAGGAACTGGTTGCCAAATACAACGAACTTCCAAAAGATATTCAATGGCATTTGATTGGTCACCTGCAAACAAATAAAGTCAAATATATTGCCCCCTTTGTACGCCTTATTCATTCGGTCGACAGCCTGAAACTATTACAGGAGATAAACAAACAGGCTGCTAAAAATGAACGTGTGATCGATTGCCTCCTTCAGATATATATAGCCAATGAAGAAACCAAATTTGGTCTGACCTTTGAAGAAGCTGATACACTTCTTTCATCCGCAGAATTCAAGCAATTAAAAAACATAAAAATAGCCGGACTAATGGGAATGGCGACCAATACCGAAAATGCTGCGCAGATCAGGAATGAGTTTCATTCATTAAAAAACTTTTTCAATATGCTCAGGTCTTCCAACCTTACACATGGAACCGAAAACGTTGAACTGAAAACATTGAGCATGGGCATGAGTTCCGATTACCAGATCGCGATAGAAGAAGGCAGTAATATGATACGCGTGGGCAGTACGATTTTCGGCGAAAGGAATTATGCAAATTAG
- a CDS encoding DUF1015 domain-containing protein, with product MANIIPFRGIRPAKDKVHLVASRSVDGYTKAELLDKLKSNSFTFLHVINPDFSDGKPTVYGSPERLKKIKLKYDQFYNDGIFVQDNQPCYYIYQQQKGKETFTGIIGCSSIDDYFNGVIKIHEQTLTDREEKLKQYLEVCDFNAEPVLFSYPNDATIDEITDKVVATAPEYDFTTTDRVRHRLWPVSDPKITLTIKERFGKIPAIYIADGHHRSASSALLGKSRREKNPGYTGNEPYNYYLGVFFPESQLKIYDFNRIVHELNGLSEKDFLDKIKLKFDVEEKNTGIYKPTAIHNFSMYLGNKWYSLTPKNGIVKTSDPVGNLDASILTEHILSPILGIRDLKTDKRIGFVSGIKGMEELKKEVDSGRSIVAFGLYPVSMAQLKLIADTNNIMPPKTTWVEPKMRSGLVIYSLKG from the coding sequence ATGGCGAACATTATACCCTTCAGAGGGATCCGACCTGCAAAAGATAAAGTTCACCTTGTCGCTTCAAGATCTGTCGACGGTTATACAAAAGCCGAATTACTGGATAAATTAAAAAGTAATTCGTTCACTTTTTTACATGTCATCAATCCTGATTTCAGCGATGGAAAACCAACTGTATACGGCTCTCCCGAACGACTCAAAAAGATAAAGCTGAAATACGACCAGTTTTACAACGATGGAATATTTGTTCAGGACAACCAGCCTTGTTATTATATATATCAGCAGCAAAAGGGGAAAGAGACTTTTACGGGAATTATCGGCTGCAGCAGCATTGACGATTATTTTAACGGGGTTATAAAAATTCACGAGCAAACATTAACCGACAGGGAGGAAAAACTAAAACAATATCTTGAAGTATGTGATTTCAATGCCGAACCTGTTTTATTCAGTTATCCCAACGACGCGACCATTGACGAGATCACAGATAAAGTTGTCGCAACCGCACCGGAATATGATTTTACTACCACAGACCGGGTAAGACACAGGCTTTGGCCCGTAAGTGATCCGAAAATAACGTTGACTATCAAAGAACGTTTCGGAAAAATACCTGCGATTTATATTGCCGATGGCCACCATCGTTCCGCTTCTTCAGCATTGTTGGGCAAATCGCGGAGAGAAAAGAACCCCGGTTATACAGGCAATGAGCCTTACAACTATTACCTCGGTGTATTTTTTCCTGAATCGCAATTGAAAATATATGACTTTAACCGGATCGTTCATGAACTGAACGGACTTTCTGAAAAGGATTTTCTGGATAAAATAAAATTAAAGTTTGATGTTGAAGAAAAAAATACCGGTATTTATAAACCAACTGCGATCCACAATTTCAGCATGTACCTTGGTAATAAATGGTATTCGCTTACACCCAAAAATGGCATCGTCAAAACCAGCGATCCGGTTGGAAACCTTGACGCGTCAATTCTTACGGAACACATTCTTTCTCCGATCCTCGGGATCCGTGATCTGAAAACGGATAAACGCATCGGCTTTGTATCGGGGATCAAAGGAATGGAAGAATTGAAAAAAGAAGTTGATAGCGGCAGATCAATAGTGGCCTTTGGTCTGTATCCTGTTTCAATGGCGCAATTAAAACTCATAGCCGACACCAATAACATTATGCCTCCTAAAACAACATGGGTTGAGCCAAAGATGCGCAGCGGCCTTGTAATATACAGCTTAAAGGGATAA
- a CDS encoding DUF479 domain-containing protein — translation MNFLAHSFLSGTSEDLLIGNFIADVVKGSAINEFNNSIKNGILLHRNIDKFTDSHPIVHKSIERLRPQYHKYSGVLVDIFYDHFLAKNWHLYSTIELKIFTGNVYALMQKNYDQLPVRSKEMLPYMIKYDWLTNYAKLEGIQNVLNGMARRTSFVSNMEKAVADLENNYSLFETEFTTFFPDLIGHSKMIIDQFDIG, via the coding sequence ATGAATTTTTTAGCACACTCATTTCTTTCCGGAACCTCAGAGGATCTGCTAATCGGTAACTTTATTGCAGACGTGGTAAAGGGCAGCGCCATAAATGAATTTAACAATTCCATAAAAAACGGAATATTACTGCACCGGAATATTGATAAATTTACCGATAGCCATCCAATAGTTCACAAAAGTATCGAAAGACTCCGTCCGCAATATCATAAGTATTCCGGCGTATTGGTTGATATATTTTATGACCACTTCTTAGCTAAAAACTGGCACCTCTATTCTACCATTGAACTGAAAATTTTTACCGGAAATGTATACGCACTTATGCAAAAAAATTACGATCAACTTCCCGTCCGGTCAAAGGAAATGCTGCCTTATATGATAAAATATGATTGGCTGACCAATTACGCTAAACTTGAAGGGATACAAAATGTACTGAACGGAATGGCAAGGAGAACCAGCTTTGTCTCGAATATGGAAAAAGCTGTTGCAGACCTGGAGAACAATTACTCATTATTTGAAACTGAATTCACAACTTTCTTTCCTGACCTTATCGGCCATTCGAAAATGATCATCGATCAATTTGACATTGGATAA